One genomic segment of Desulfobacterales bacterium includes these proteins:
- a CDS encoding archaemetzincin family Zn-dependent metalloprotease: MIAPLEHTVVVSFVGDCGEEIFNPISRGLQRVFGFGVERLPLLPDVDFALDPNRDQYHSTVILDKLAAAAPDGAAKVLAITAVDLFIPILTHVYGEAQLGGKACIVSTFRLKEGLSPLSVQEAYPVRVVKEAIHELGHTFKLRHCPDPVCIMHYCRSVKDVDRKSDQMCRYCKVLFEDEKKRLAK; this comes from the coding sequence TTGATTGCGCCTTTAGAACATACGGTCGTGGTCTCTTTTGTCGGGGATTGTGGTGAGGAAATTTTTAATCCCATCAGCAGGGGTCTTCAGCGGGTGTTCGGGTTTGGCGTTGAACGACTGCCGCTGCTGCCGGATGTGGACTTCGCCCTGGATCCCAACCGGGACCAGTATCATTCCACTGTGATTCTGGACAAACTGGCGGCAGCGGCGCCGGACGGCGCCGCCAAGGTGCTCGCGATCACCGCGGTGGATCTTTTCATCCCCATCCTTACGCATGTATACGGGGAGGCGCAGCTGGGCGGCAAGGCCTGTATTGTGTCCACCTTTCGTTTAAAGGAAGGCCTTTCGCCCTTGAGCGTACAGGAAGCCTATCCGGTCCGGGTGGTCAAGGAAGCGATCCACGAGCTGGGCCACACCTTTAAACTGCGCCACTGCCCGGATCCCGTCTGCATCATGCATTACTGCCGCAGCGTCAAGGATGTCGACCGCAAATCCGACCAGATGTGCCGCTATTGCAAAGTTCTTTTCGAAGATGAAAAAAAAAGGCTGGCGAAGTAA
- a CDS encoding glycine cleavage system protein H, whose translation MNTIRTENRLKTTQDPCVWMQANVIPKKLCKTDYDCIACRFDKALRSLAMENEKLRKLGIAPNTKRGKIVFWKDPLMGLAPWKRPCIHHLKKRIEFRACTNEYRCDNCEFDQYFYDEYTVHAIVKPVDVLNIEGFKLPQGFYLHRGHTWIKLEGGGEARIGLDDFALRLFGPLDTFESPLVGKELRQNRSDIKMKRGSNSANIQSPLSGVVTAVNPRLRELGSLANQNPYADGWIARVHSRSLRQDLKNLMMGNEATDYLRDEVQRLYQVVEAEGGPLATDGGQFGHDIYGNMPQLGWKRMANIFLRT comes from the coding sequence ATGAATACGATCCGCACTGAAAATCGCCTAAAAACCACTCAGGATCCCTGCGTCTGGATGCAGGCCAATGTCATCCCTAAAAAACTCTGCAAAACGGATTATGACTGTATCGCCTGCCGTTTTGACAAAGCCCTGCGAAGCCTGGCCATGGAAAATGAAAAACTTCGCAAGCTGGGGATTGCTCCCAATACCAAACGGGGTAAAATTGTTTTCTGGAAAGACCCCCTGATGGGTCTGGCGCCATGGAAACGGCCCTGTATCCACCATCTGAAAAAGCGCATCGAATTCAGGGCCTGCACCAATGAGTACCGCTGTGACAATTGTGAGTTTGACCAGTATTTTTACGACGAGTACACCGTGCACGCCATTGTAAAACCGGTGGATGTTTTGAACATCGAAGGGTTTAAACTCCCCCAGGGGTTTTATCTTCACCGGGGTCATACCTGGATAAAGCTGGAAGGCGGCGGCGAGGCCAGAATCGGCCTGGACGATTTTGCCCTGCGCCTGTTCGGCCCGCTGGACACGTTTGAGTCGCCGCTGGTGGGAAAGGAACTCCGGCAGAACCGGTCGGACATAAAAATGAAACGGGGATCGAACAGCGCCAATATTCAGTCCCCCCTCAGCGGGGTGGTTACCGCCGTCAACCCCCGGTTAAGAGAGCTGGGCAGCCTGGCGAACCAAAATCCTTACGCCGACGGCTGGATCGCCCGGGTTCATTCCCGCAGCCTGCGCCAGGATCTGAAAAATCTGATGATGGGGAATGAAGCGACTGATTATTTGCGGGACGAGGTCCAGCGCCTTTACCAGGTGGTCGAAGCGGAAGGCGGCCCCCTGGCCACCGACGGCGGCCAGTTCGGCCATGACATCTATGGCAACATGCCCCAGCTCGGATGGAAACGGATGGCGAATATTTTCCTGCGGACATAG